The following are encoded together in the Serratia sp. UGAL515B_01 genome:
- the murI gene encoding glutamate racemase, translated as MATSPQEENSISLETIPSNTNAAVRPTVLVFDSGVGGLSVYQEVRQLLPDLHYIYAFDNLAFPYGEKSEEFIIARVLEIVSAVQQYHPLALVIIACNTASTVSLPALREHFVCPVVGVVPAIKPAAKLTANGIVGLLATRGTVQRTYTRELIERFAADCKIELLGSSELVELAEAKLHGESVPLTTLKRILQPWLNMREPPDTVVLGCTHFPLLSEELVQVLPEGTRLVDSGAAIARRAAWLISTQEDLVSSQEENLAYCMILNESTDALLPVLQGYGFNSLKKLPICESID; from the coding sequence ATGGCTACGTCACCCCAGGAAGAGAATTCTATCTCACTGGAAACTATACCTTCTAACACCAATGCGGCTGTGCGACCAACGGTACTGGTCTTTGATTCAGGTGTTGGTGGCCTGTCAGTGTATCAGGAGGTTCGGCAGCTATTGCCGGATCTCCACTATATTTATGCCTTCGATAACCTGGCATTCCCCTACGGTGAGAAATCCGAAGAGTTTATCATCGCGCGCGTGCTGGAAATTGTTAGCGCCGTTCAGCAGTATCATCCTTTAGCGCTTGTCATCATTGCCTGTAATACAGCGAGTACCGTATCTCTGCCTGCGCTGCGTGAGCATTTTGTTTGCCCGGTAGTGGGTGTCGTGCCGGCTATCAAGCCTGCGGCGAAACTCACAGCTAATGGTATTGTTGGTCTGTTGGCAACGCGCGGTACCGTCCAGCGTACCTATACCCGTGAGCTCATTGAGCGTTTCGCAGCAGATTGCAAAATTGAACTGCTCGGCTCCTCAGAATTGGTGGAATTGGCAGAAGCCAAGCTGCATGGCGAATCAGTACCGTTGACGACGCTGAAGAGGATATTGCAACCGTGGTTGAACATGCGCGAACCACCAGACACGGTGGTCCTTGGGTGTACTCATTTTCCTTTATTATCTGAAGAGTTGGTACAAGTGTTACCTGAAGGGACCCGTCTGGTCGATTCTGGTGCCGCCATTGCGCGTCGAGCTGCCTGGCTTATTTCTACTCAGGAAGATTTGGTCTCATCTCAGGAAGAAAATCTGGCCTATTGCATGATACTCAATGAAAGCACTGACGCTTTATTGCCTGTATTGCAGGGCTATGGCTTTAATTCGTTGAAAAAACTGCCGATTTGCGAGAGTATTGATTAA
- the hdfR gene encoding HTH-type transcriptional regulator HdfR, with protein sequence MDTELLKTFLEVSRTRHFGRAAESLYLTQSAVSFRIRQLENQLGASLFTRHRNNIRLTPAGERLLPYAENLMHTWQLAKKDVVRSLQHTEFSIGATASLWEAYLTTWLQSLYQYRESLQVEARVALRHSLVKQLHERQLDLLITTEPPKMDELASQALGNFSLRLFSSALRDKQAPMPYVKLEWGADFHTHENSMLENDNMPVLTTTSAHLTRQLLETTGGCAFLPCQWEKEYPQLSAVADVQPIIRPLYAVWLQNSDQQQLIRELLKMPLNTSI encoded by the coding sequence GTGGATACCGAATTACTGAAAACCTTTTTGGAGGTCAGTAGGACACGTCACTTTGGCAGAGCAGCGGAATCACTGTACTTAACGCAATCTGCGGTAAGTTTCCGCATCCGACAACTTGAAAATCAACTAGGTGCAAGTTTATTCACCCGTCACCGCAATAATATTCGTCTGACACCGGCGGGAGAACGTTTGTTACCCTATGCAGAAAACTTGATGCATACCTGGCAGTTGGCAAAAAAAGACGTGGTACGCTCGCTGCAACATACCGAATTTTCAATTGGTGCTACGGCCTCGCTATGGGAAGCTTACCTGACAACCTGGTTGCAATCTCTTTACCAGTACCGAGAATCACTGCAAGTTGAGGCGAGGGTTGCGTTACGTCATTCATTGGTGAAACAGTTGCATGAAAGGCAGCTCGACTTGCTCATTACCACAGAGCCACCAAAGATGGATGAGCTGGCAAGCCAAGCTTTGGGTAACTTTTCTTTGCGATTGTTTTCCTCTGCATTACGCGATAAACAAGCGCCCATGCCTTATGTCAAACTAGAATGGGGAGCAGACTTTCACACACATGAAAACAGCATGTTAGAAAACGATAACATGCCAGTATTGACTACCACTTCGGCACACCTAACTCGCCAATTGCTCGAAACAACTGGCGGCTGTGCTTTTCTTCCCTGCCAATGGGAAAAAGAATATCCACAATTGAGCGCTGTCGCAGATGTACAACCCATCATTCGCCCTCTGTATGCAGTCTGGCTGCAAAACAGCGATCAACAACAATTAATCCGAGAACTGCTAAAAATGCCTTTAAACACCTCTATATGA
- a CDS encoding DUF413 domain-containing protein, protein MADSFTTTNRFFDNKHYPRGFSRHGDFTIKEAQLLERFGYAFNELDAGKRQPATEEEQLFVAVCRGEREPVTEQEKVWSKYLARTRRPKKFHTLSGGKPQADAIEDYTETDD, encoded by the coding sequence ATGGCGGATAGCTTCACCACGACCAATCGTTTTTTTGATAATAAGCATTATCCTCGCGGGTTCTCCCGTCACGGCGATTTCACCATTAAAGAAGCACAATTACTAGAGCGTTTCGGCTATGCCTTCAATGAACTGGATGCCGGCAAACGTCAGCCAGCCACAGAAGAAGAACAGCTGTTCGTCGCTGTGTGCCGTGGTGAACGTGAGCCAGTTACCGAGCAAGAGAAAGTATGGTCCAAATATCTTGCGCGTACCCGTCGCCCGAAAAAGTTCCATACGTTATCAGGCGGCAAGCCACAGGCTGACGCGATAGAAGATTACACGGAAACTGACGATTGA